The nucleotide window ACACAAGCTGAACCGCTGTCGCTgcgtcgtctgctgctgaCCTGATCGCCGTCAGTCAAGCTGCGGCCTGCCTCCATCACGGCTGCCGCCCCGccgtctgcccgcccacctgcaTCGCCCGTCGGATCAACCTGCACGGGACGCGACCGTCCTTTCCAGCCTGCGGGAGCGTCTCTAGATTAATTATGTTGTAGTTGAggcgcgatgccgccgagcaccTCAGCCCGTGGTGAGTTGAGTGATGCATGCTCGCCCCTGGAGCCGTGAGCAATCTTGACCCCGTACGAGCTTGAGCAACGGCGAGGTCCTGCCCGTGTGCCTTTTTCCATGCATCGAGCACGGCGCGTCCGTGGAGCTCGTGCTGCGGGCTGGCCTGGTGTCCGTCGGGCCCTGTGCCCGAAACTAGACGCACGCCATGCtggcgcgcctcggccattGCAACCAGTCGTCGCCTCAAGAGAATGGGCGAATGTCCGACATGGCAGCTCGAATCGTCTTTGCAATCATAACATTGGTAGCTGTGCCCACCGCGGGGACGTTGCTCACACTCGTCGTCACTGTTCTCTCCCGTgagccgctgctgcatgAGACGTGACCAGGCTCAGCGCATCTCCACTCACTGGCTACAGGCGTCAGTTGCCCTCCGTCTGGAGACGTCTCGCCGTTCTGAGCAACGGGAGGCTCCCTGTCTGGTAAAGATGacagctccttggccaggagCTCGAAGCATTCCTCTTCCGACTTGGGTGCCATCATGGTCCGAAGTGCCGGCACTTGATCCATTCACGTTAGCAAAGCctagagagagagaaaaccCCCATGGTTCCCCTCCACGACGCCATGACTAGAAACAGAGCGCCGTCCGTCTGCTCACCTTGTCCCGAGGGCATGGCTGTCTGCGCCCTCCCGGATGTCTTTCGGGCCGCACCCACGTAGCCGTGCTGTGAATGCTGTCCACGAGGATCCAGCCCTACGACGCCCCACGAGTCCTGCCGCCGAACGGAAATCATTCGAAGCAACAATGGCCGGTGACGATAAGGCGGTCCAAGGCAAAGTCGAGGTGCCGAGCGCGGTCTGTACGTACAATTTATATGATTCAAGAGGTCCAGAGTTTGGAGACCAGTCGTCAGTGGGCGACGTCCAAGAAGTCGTTCCGTCTTATAAGTAAAGCTGCAACATGGCACTTGAAGATCCGCGAATCACTAGGTTGCATTGCATccgtcgacggggccgagACTCGTATTTCGTACCGACGCACGACAAGGCACTTCTCAATCGGGGAAGTTTGTGCGCCAGGTGGCTGATGTGCCGCCCATGCAACGACAAGTCTGAAAGTCAAGTTAGCTTCTAAGActcgcgccgcagcaacaTTCTCCGCAGGGCTGAACGCTGGCCCAATCCGCTTCGGGTCCCGTCCCAGCATCTGGGTTCTCTGCACAGGCGTGAAAGCGACCCAAACGAGGGGGCGTGCCGTCTTCAGATCCAccctggctggcgggcatTGGTGATGGGCGTTGACGGTCGTGGCTTCAGGGCAAGCGGGCACCGAGGCCATCAGCAAAGCGATCGgatttcttttttttttttcaacCCCCCGTCTCCTCCAGCATCAGACCTCCCTTTGCGGCAAACGAGGCAGCCCTCGGGGCAGGCAAATGCGATGCGCCTGCGTGCGTGTCCGTGTCGCGGCGACATTCATCAGCTCGCCCCACCAGGCGATGCCAGCGACACGCCTGCTTACTGCCCAATGTGGCACTCGGAGTATTCCAGTCCGACTCCGAGAGCGGGCGCCCATATGTAGGAATTGATACAGAcgtgaaggaggaggggacaTGCAGCTGTCTGCACCATCGTTCAAGGCAGACATGTTAAGGGCCGAGCAAATGCTGACCTGGCCGGGTCTGCGGGCTTGCTCAAGAGGCGGCCCGTGCTGCCATTCCATTCGACTGCGGGCGGACAAGCATCGCCAAGGTTGCACGTTTTTTCCCCGATGCGGCATGACGCTGACCGTGGAGACGTCCACGGCTGTCGCCAGTGAGTCGCAGGACCCTGcggagaaaggggggggaacAGGGGGAGGGGTGCCACAGAATCTCGACTCTAGACCTCTGCGTCTGCGGCCCCACTGATAACTGATGTGCTCGGCCACGGAACGCGTCGGACTCTCCGAACCGGACGGCAAGGACACCATTGATGTTGTTGGCAGGCTCGTGGAAGAGGTGAGGCTTTTCGGAAGCAGACGGTGATGTCGTCTCAGTAACCTCAATGCGTATTACCAATGTGTTGCCTTTGTGGTCACATGATACCTACAGCATGGCGCGGTCATGTGCACAAACGAAGGTACCTCCTActatgtacgaagtacaaaaGTACGACGGTACTTCGCGCAACCGCCAGAGACAGGCGGCAAGTGCGTCACGCATGCCTGCCCCAGTGCCGCGCCACGTGCAACGTATTGTCAACAGCTCCAAGCTGGGACATCAAGGTCGTCCACATCCCAACATTCCCCTCCGCTTGCCGTCCAAcactccatcgtcgtcaagacTTGCTCCCGTCGCGACCGGCCCAGCTTCAACCTCACGTCATATACGAGTTGATGGCAACGTCCTGATATCCCGCCACCATGTTTGCGCGATCGGTGCTGGGCGCCTCGCTGGCCCTCGTTGCTAGGGCCGCGCAGCCTGGTGCCGTCGACCCCGTGGCTGGCCCGATGCGAGATCTGACCTGGGGTCAGCTCAACTTTCTTCACACTACAGATACCCACGGCTGGCTCGGTGGCCATCTTCTAGAGTGAGTCTGCCGACCGCTCTCGCCGTCACCTCGTGTTAACAGACAGTTACCAGACCGCAGTACTCGGCCGACTGGGGTGACTACATTTCCTTCGCCCACCACATGCGTAAGCGAGCCGATGATACGGGTGccgacctcctcctcgtcgataCGGGCGATCGCATCGAAGGCAACGGGCTCTATGACGCATCCACCCCCAAGGGCTTGTTCCAGTACGACATATATGCCGAGCAAGACGTCGACATTATCTGCATCGGCAACCACGAGCTGTACCAGGCCTACTCGGCCGACCGCGAGCACAATGCCACTGTTCCCAACTTTAGGGAAAACTACATCGCATCCAACCTCGATTACATAGAttcggccacgggcgagcgAAAACCGTTGGCCCAACGCTACCGCAAATTCAAGACCAAGAATCAGGGTCTGGAGATTGTCGCTTTTGGCTTCTTGTTCGATTTCACTGGCAACGCCAACAACAGCGTCGTTCAGCCCGTGGCGGAGACTATAAAGGAAGACTGGTTCCAGGAGGCTATGCGAGAGAAGCCGGACCTCTTTGTCGTCATCGGACATGTCGGCCTCCGCATGGAAGAGTTTCGTACCATCTTCACTGCGCTGCGCAAGCAAAACTGGCATATCCCTATCGTCTTCTTTGGCGGGCATGCCCATGTGCGGGACGCGCTCAGCTACGATTCGCAGTCCTTTGCCATGGCCTCGGGCCGGTATTTCGAGACTATCGGCTGGATGTCGGTCGACGGAATCAAGAAGACCAAGAAGCCAGGCAAAGATGCGTCCACGGAGGCCTCCCTCAGCTTCACGCGCAAGTACATGGACAATAACCTGTACGGCATGTACCACCACACCGGACTGAACGAGACGACCTTTCCCACAAAGCACGGCAAGCGGGTCAGTCATATGATTACCAGAGCTAGGGAGGCCCTCCAGCTCGACTACAAGTACGGCTGCGCACCCAAAGACCTCTGGATGTCTCGGGCCAAGTTCCCCTCCAATGAGAGCATCTACTCGTGGCTCCAGGATGAGGTGTTGCCAGACATTGTCGTCAACGAGACGCGAAAGGACAAGTCACGCCTTGCAATTGTCAATACTGGCGGCATCCGCTTCGACATCTTCAAAGGCCCCTTCACGCGAGACAGCACTTTCACGGTAAGCCCGTTTACGAGCGGCTTCAGCTACGTGCCCGACGTGCCTTACGACGTGGCATCCAAGGTAATTGGGCTGCTCAACAGCGCCGGTAAGGTGCTGGAAACAGGCCAGACTCATTCGCGATTTTTGGACATTCCGGAGCAAATGAGTTTTGAAGACCCAACACACTTTGGTCTCGTTGATGACGACTCTGAGGAGGAGCCGCGTCTTGAACTGCGAAGCGTCTCCGTCCTTGACGGGCCCGATTTGGTCCCGGGATACACGACAAAGGACGACAttggcagcgacggcgatgacacCGTGCACAAGGAGATCAAGTTCCATGCAGTGCCCAACTGCATCCAGGCTGAGGTCGGTTTCCCCACCCAGGGCAAGCCCGACAAGGTCGACTTGGTGTTTATCGACTTTGTGCAGCCGTGGATCATTCCGGCGCTCAAATTCAGTGGTGGCGATttcggcgatgacgacgtgcACCGCTACATGGACGGGACGCTCACGTACAAGCTAGGCGAGTGGATCAAGGAGAACTGGAAGAGCGATTGCTAGGCGTCATGTCGCACGGCAGACGGTTATGACTTTACGGAAATCCCATAGATGTTTAGAGCAGGCGAGTGAATACACCACTGACCCCGGCAGAGCAACCGCCCCAGTGCAGCAATCGGAGAACAGACGGTTGGTCGCCTCCGGCACAAGTCGTTTGAATTTAGCCGCTGCATGCTTTCGTCAAGGGATGCACGCCGCGATTGCTAGTAGTACCCGGGATCGATGGAGCTGCACCTCGCGATCCGTCGTATTCGGCTCGCATGCCGTTTcaacgcccacgcccacgcccccaCAACGGGACTGGACGCGCCCGGGGGGATCTACGGCACTTGTTACTTTGTTGGACAGCAGCCTAAtgaagcgggcgcgcgctAACTAACGTAGCACGTAGCTACTAACTAACATTTACTACCTACACGAACTGCTTATTGCTGGGTTGTGCAGCGAAGCGCATGGAAGTGAGCGAATGCATCTATCTGGTGCTTTTGGCGGTGTTGCACGGCAGCggaggggaagaggggggcGCTGTGATGCAAAGGATCTGCTTGGCATGGCCCGTGGAGatacatacttcgtatatGAGGGCATGCGACGATGGCAAGAAGACCTGGTGTGCTACAAAAGGCTATCCCGCAAGGCGAGGGGTTAGGACACATACAGGCAAGGTACACTTGACTTGTAACTTTCCTTATTTCCCTTTTTATACATGTAGTCTACATCTAAAAGTTGGCCACCCACCGCATGTTGATTTGCTTCCTCCGGACCTGGCGCACAGGAGAGGGCAGTTAGTATGGAGTGCAACTTGGCACGAGGCGTGgcgggggaaaaggggggggagtggGACATACCATTGGGGCAACAACCAggacgccagccagcagcgccagcaccgtGCCCACGAGCGTCACCTTGTTGAAGCTCTGGCCCAGGATATCAAACACGCCGCTCGGGGCGACCCGTGTGGCGTACACGTCCACGCCGTACGCCGCCAGCAGGCTCGTGCTCTCCACcagggccggcgcggccacgaTGCCCCGGACGCCGACCACGTCGTATTCGTGGGAGAGGATGCTGCGGGGGTCAATCTCCGTGGCCGGGGCGTACTTCATCAGCATCTCggcctccatctcggccgccgtggggTCTCGACCGACCGGCCGGCGGGGGTCGATGGCGTGCCGAGAAAGGCCAAGGATGCTGTGCGACTCTGGGAGGTAGGCGACCAGCTCCCGAGTCGTGATGCCCTGGCGCGTCTGCGTGACCGACAGGGTGCTCAGGGGCTGGGACATGACGTAGGCCTGCGACACCACCCACGGCAGCGGGACGCCCGTCGGGCTGTCGACAGGGCTGAGCGACGAAAAGTTGGCCGACTCGCCCAGAGGACCGCGGCTGTTGGGGTCGGGCGACTCATACAGGTCCGATACCACCACCTGGTAGCCCTTGATGGCGCGGTCCGTATTGTCGTCGAGCTTGTAGTCGCCGAAGAAGGAGCAGGCGTACCAGTTCTCGGCCATCGCGCATGACACCGCCTTGGTCgagtcgacgccgtcgtacAGCTGCGAGGCAAGGACTTGGCCGGAGACGGCATCGAGCAACTGCATGGACAGGCTGTTTGCCTTTTCGTCCGCaactgcgacgacgaggctgttGGGGTTCAGATACTTATACATGACGCGGCGATCGCCAAGCACACGACCGATGGAAGCGATTGGGTTGTGCGACGGGAGACTGGCAACCTCGACAATCTTCTGCCCGACAAACACCTGCAGCTGCCAGACGTCCTGTCTGGTAACCTTGCCTCCCTCAGAGCCGTACTTGACGCCCTtgaggacgtcgccgctTCGCACGACCACGGTCCGCTCGGCATCCCAACCAGACGGTAGGTTCCCCGCCGGCAATCCGTCGGTCCCAATAGGAAGTAGGAATTTCTCGGACTCAGTGTCGACAACAGCAACGCTggagatggcgtcgcggTCGCCAGAGGCGCCGACAAGGGTTCGCGAGGCCCCGGTCGTGGCGTTGAAGATGGCATGCTCGCCTTCGGCACCGTACACAATCATgaggccctcctcgccattTGCAGTAAGCGCCCTGACTTCCAAGGGCTTGCGAGCATCACGAGGGAAGAATTTTTGCGTCCAGACAACCTTGCCTCCGTTTCCAGAGTCGAGACCGTAGAAGCGCCCACGGCCAGTGGCGACAACAAGGATCTTGTTGAAGCCAAACGTATCACGGTGCAGACCTGACCTCTTGCCCATTATCTCGCCACCTGCGATGCTGTTGATCACATTGCCGGGAATGCTAGCCAAGTACCCAGGTAAGTGCTGTAGGTCCTCGATGTGACGCGTGACGCGGTGGATGTACGCCGACAATGGGTTCGTGtgggcctcctcggccaggacCTTGGCCAgatcctcggcctcgggaaTCTCGGCCCAGGCTGCGGCCACAGCGCCAGACAGACCCTCAACCCGGGCCCAGTCCTTTTCGCCGTTGCGAATGAGCGTCCACTCGTCGCCTTGTGTGAGAATCGCGGAGCGAACGGCGAATTCCGTGCCGCCGGGCTTCTTGATGACTTCGGACGCGGCCGCAACTGGGTGTACGTTGGCGCCCTGCTTGACTGGCCAGCGGGCAAGGATGGCGTGCGAGTCAGACGAGACGATCAGGGTCTCCTCGCTACTAACTTGCGTAAAGTAGACGTTGGCACCCTCGGAGCTCACAGAGAAGGCACCCTCGCCACGGAAGTAGGGCAGCTCGTATGCAATATCGCTCTGTCCCGTCTTAAGGTTCGTGTGAAACACGATGGCTTTGTTATTCTTCTCTCCTGCGCCGTCCGGCTTGGTCTGGATGTGCACCAGAAAGTGCGGTTGTGACTGTGCGAGATGCGGGGCGTGGATCTGCACCGACGCCGCATCAGGAGGGAGGTGAAAGTCTTGCTTAGACTTGGACCCGAGTATGTTGACGCTGAGCTTGGCCAGACCCCTATTTGCCCATGCGACGATGGGCGCCGCTGAGTTGGCGCCCACGAACATGACATCGCCAGGGCCATGGATGTCGCCCTTTGTGCCGACGGACCAGTGGTCGACGCGCGATCCGGAAGCGGTATCGAGCGATATGACCTTGAGGTTGTATGAGGACCCCGAGCCGTGGAGGCTAACGACGTAGACGTTGGCAATGTTGGTGGAGACTTGCAGGGGCGCGTCCTTGCTGTGCTCGCGAAACTCCCAGACGACGGTGCCTAGGGCGCCGTGGAGGCGACGCAACACCgtgacgccgtcctcgtcgaacAGCGCCAGGACATCCTTGCGCGAGGCCTCGGTGATCTCCAGGATCTCTAGGTCCTTCACCTCGCCTCGAAATTGCGTCTGCCAGATGTTGCGCCCAGACGCGGCACCCCAGGCCTGGACCTTGGAGCCGTGAGCTGCCGCGACCCAgtgctcgccctcggggGCGCGTAAGAACCCAGGTGTCGCGACTTTGTCGGCATCGTCCGCGATGCGCTGCCGCCATACCAAGTCGCCGTTACTCGGATtgacagcgccgacgacgccaaggtCGCTGATGGTGTAGAGCAGGCTCGCCTTCTCGTCCCTGCGCGGTCGGTGGAAGAAGGTGGCGTCCTGTTgcggcaggccgaggagggagTAGTGGAAGTCGAtgtcgccgacctcgtcctTGAAGACGGCGGTCGCGAAGGTCGACAGACCCAGTAGCAGGGCCGATTGGAGTGTGCGTCGCATGCTGTCGGTGGCGACTTGTCCTGGAGCTGAGCTGTCGCGGGAGCTCGAGCTTGGTGGCTGTCATGAAGGCGTCAGCGGCCGTGCAGCAGTTTGGAGGCTCCTGTCCGCTTAGTCATCATCGAGGGGTCGTCAAAGCTTGGTATAGGGTAGTCGAGAACTGCCCCGCCTAAACAGGATTTCTTgtgtactttgtacttcGCTTGAGTGGAATATATATGGAAAGAAAATGATATAGTGATTGCGGCCAGGAATGCTACCTCTGAAGGGGCTTGTGACAGTCCAGCTTGGTCTAGATTGCAGGCGTTgaggcgtggtggtggcgtgCGACGAGAGGCCGGGTTGCATCCTCCGAGGCAGCTGGTCTTAGTTGACCACCATGTCGGAGTAGATCTTTCGTCACCACGGCGTGGAGAGCAACACAATTCGTCACGGCCTGATACTTTCTTGCCAGTATCTTGCGGCTCAGCTCACGGCTTTCATCATCACATCCTCTCGTCAAGCTCCCTCCGAGGTCGCCTTCATGTTGGACGACAGCAGCCTGCGCCGGTTGGCTGCCAACCAACTTATAGACCATGTCTCACCACGGAACCTGCAGGTGCTGATGCCGTCACCCTGCGTCGCACTGGGGGCAGCCAACGAGGTCAGCCACCCCCTCGACAGCGACACCATCTCACGTGAAGATCTGCCGTGACTTGTGTTGGAGTGCCGCATTTCGGGACGCGTTCCGCTACAATAGTGCCTAATCACCGCCAGTAAACACCATTGGCTTCACTACTTACTTATAAGCTGCGAAGCATACCGAGGGAAGGAGCGCCCCAGCGTTGGAAGCTGTTGAGGTATTGAGCGCTCCTTCCCTGCCGACTTTGAACTGGCAGACAGCAAACTCACACTGTAGTCTAGGCAGGAACCGACCCACGTCCTTCTTTCTTCAAAATAACTATCAGAGCGCCTGGTATTGAAAGGAAACTCGAGCAATGTTTTAgccgcggcaggcagccaAAGGTTCAAGCCATCCGTCTGCAACCATCTCCGCGACGTGATGCACGGCCCGCCAGCAGACAAGTGCTAGCATCATgaactcgacgacgacgcagccccTCATTTCTTCATGGTCACCCACGCCGATCCCGAACCTCACCCTCTCGGCCGGTggtctcctcgccctcgccgacctcaaCACTATCGCTCAGCgcaccgtcatcgccggtGGCTCGTCTTGGCTCGACGCCTTGGTACTCGCCCCCGGCTTGCATTATCAACAGGCAGCCGATGCCCTTTTCGACCAAAGGCGGACCTCCACGGGGCCTGACGGAGGCAGTGATGGCGACTCCGCTGTCGAGGGCGATACTCAGGCGCGCTTCCCAGTGTCCAACCGGGCCATGGTCAATTACCTGCGCAGGCTGTGGCAGGAGGTCAACGAGACCGGAACCTTGACACTCGACGTGGGAATGCTGAAGGAAAAGACGCGACGAGAAGAGATCCAACACCTACGACGGGCGTTTGGCGACtggtggcgtcgacggcccagGCAGGCTGCGTCTGAGCAACTAGAGGCACTCAATGATACGGACGTTGTCCAGCAGATGATCGAGGTGGACTGGTTGAGCCACCTCTTCTACCTCGCCAGCCCGCTCCTCACCGTGGCCTCCCTGACATTTATGATGCTTCTGGCCGACTGGTGGGGTTTGTCTTTCATCATCGCTCTCATGATCTCCCGAATCCTCAACATCTGGTCCATAAAGCAACGATCTCGCCCcactccgccgccgtctcgatcacagccgctgccgccttcaCTGGCCACCTCCGAGTCCGCGCCCCCGGCGCTGCCCGACAGGCGAACCTCGTACGCCATCGAgcttggaggcggccgacgtgcaGTCCTGCGCGGCATGGACTCGGACCTGCGCGCGCTCACGACCCAGACCTGGCTCCGCGACAAGTCCACCCTCGACGGctacctcgaggccgccgctaAGCTGCTCGTCTATCTTGTCGCGGCCTTCAGCGGCAATCTGagccaggccggcgccatTGTGCTCATgacgctgctcctcgtcagTGCCGGTTTGTTGGGCCTGAGCAACGCGCATGCGAGGGAGCTGCGTATGAATGGACGCGTGGCGAGGCTGAACATGGAGAGGGAGTTGATGGACCGGAGAAAAAGGGGCTTGCACAGACAGGGAAACGGCACGACGGTGTCAGCGTAAGAAACGAAGGAAAGGTACAATAGTTACGACGCGGCGTGTTCCGGGCGCGAGCATACGCAGGGCCTTTGGGCGTTTCAAGTAGCGATATTCCAAAACTATATTCTCAACTGCTTTCCAAGCTCATTGTAAAATCGACATATAAACACACGTCTCCACGTGTCCCTGTATCGAGTTGCCTGTTATACAAACAAACACCAACGCTGCGCCTGAGTCCCCGTCAAGCGCTTTGGGACTATCAAGTATACGCTGAGTTCCCTAGAGTCGAAACTTTACGTCTTCGCTGGGGCCTTGCAAGGAAGGGGTTCTTGGCCCGGTATGTCATAGGATCTGTGAGCACAGCTGCCCATCACAGCTCCTAGtcctgctcgtccttgatCTCAGCAGGCGgctcctcgacgatgtcCGCGactggcggcgatggctcagcaggaggagctgccTCAGCGGGAGGAGCTACCTCGGCGGCCGGAGCATCTGgcatggcctcgtccttgggctcggcgccggcgctgtcCTCCTCTGGCGGTTTGGTGTTGTCGTCCGGGGTCGGATTCGGCGTCGACTCCTCCTTGATGATGtcctttggcggcgagggctgctCGGCCGGCTGCTCCGGGGCTGCCTCCAGGGCAGCTTCCCAGGCAGGCTCCGCCTCCGTTGCTGGGGGCTCGGGGACGGGCTCCGGGGCCGCTTCAGGCTGAGGGCTAGGCTCTTGCGGGGCGGGCTGCTGAGGGCTGGGTTccttgggcggcgacgctggctcTGCGgccggctcgacgggcttCTCGACCTCAGCGGCCTGCcggtccagctcgcccatcaatccgccgagcaggtcggCCTTATCATCTGTCGCCGATTGTGGCGGCTGGTCCGGGTCCTGCGGCTGGTCCTCCTGCGGTTGCTCCTcctgcggcgaggccggcttCGGCGTGGGGGGCGAAGGCTCCGCTACGGGTGGGTTCGCCTCCTTGCTGCCCTCGACCGAAACAGTCCCAACCTCGGACGGAGCACCGGACTCGGTCTGGGGATATCGCACAGACGCAGAGTCGTCTGGTTTGATGGTGTCTTCAGTCATGGCGGAGTCAAACTGGCTCAGCGGTGGGCGTTGTGCCCCACTATAAccttcgccctcgcggcTCTTGTCTTCATCCGACCTTCCCTCGTCGGGCTTCGGCGAATCGATGTTGCCAACTTGCTCGgggggtggcggcagcagggctTCGTCGTTTGCCGTCTCATCTTTGACGGCCTGCTGGATGGGCGATTGTTCTTTCGGAGGGCTAGCGGCAGTCAAGGGCTCTGTGGGCaagggctcgacggccggcaCATCCCGCTCGGTCGCCTCTTGCGGCTCTTCGCCGACAATGGTCGAGGGCGGTTCCGCGACCGTCGATCCAATTACTGTTTCGCCGTCGGTTGCCTGCGTGGGCTCCGCGGATAGCAGTTGCAGGTCTTGGGGTTCGGACGGCTCCGTGGGCGACAGCAGGGTGACGTTCTTGAGTGGACTTCCCTCTTGTCTGGGCGACCCGGCAGCAAGACTGCCGAAAAGCGGTGCCAAGGTGAGTGGGTTTGGCGGTGTGGGCTCCTTCGGGGCAGGCTCTTTGTCGGACGAGAGACCTTCAGATGGTGGGTCTATCGAGATGGCGGCATCAGGCATCTCGTGATCCTGGTCGCggtgaggaggagcaggctgCTGTTCCTGGTCCTggccctctccctcctcgccctcctcgacttcttctccttcgtcgccgtcatcatcatcgtcgtcctcatcgccatcggccaTCTCGCTGTCCTCCTTGGGAGTGTTTGCATCGGTCGAGGTGGTTCCCTGCGCATCGTTAGAATCAATAAGGGACTGCACGGCTGTCTGGTGTCGCACATTTTCTCCCTGGCTCTCGGTCTTGATTGCTGCCACAGCACCATCGACCggaggagcgggcgcgcTAGTCGGCCCCTCGCCAGGCAGAGGATTCTTGATCTTCTTTTTCCCTCGCCCGGGGCCGGCTTTGGCCTTCCTCTTAGGAGgtggcggcctcctcctctgtgGTGGCGGGGCCGGAGCCAGCGCGTCACCACcagtggcagcagccactTCTCGTGTAGAGATgatctcgccgtcgacgtgatGTCCCTCGGCGAGCGTGACCTCCTCGGTGTAGGGAttgcccgcggcgtcgaggcgccgGACCGTGGCGCGAGTCACCGTCGGGCCGGTGTATCTGTCCTCGACTGTCTTGCTGGCAATCGTTACCGTGCCCTTCCTACGCTTAGCGAGGTGCGACACGGCTGGCGCCTCCACATTACGCGGCGTCTGCTTCCAGAGCTTGATGGAGAAGCCCTGAGactgcgcctcctcctccttcttctcggcTTTCTCGGCAGGCACGGCGTCGgggtcggcatcggcgtcgtcgtcctcggtctcGACGGGCGCTGGGCGCTTGTACAGGCGGCccgagcgcgcggcgcgcagcagctcctggctgtgcggcggcagcaggttGGAGTCCTTGGGCATGCCGTGGATGAGCTCCAGCGACCAAACGTCGTTTTGCTGCTGGAGTTCCTGctgaggaggcggcgcgatgCTCACCCACTCCTGTCGCCATTGTCGGACGGGGAGGCCTGGTCACGTCAGCCCAAATCATCGGGAAGCCTCGTGCGGGAAGCGCATCGGACCTTCGAAATCATCATGCTCGGTATAGCCGCCGCGATTGGCGCGTCTCGTCTTGAGAGTCATGTTAGCGAGATCTGAACAGCAAACGTGGCGCGGTCGTGGTGTCATACTCCTGGAGCCATGATGCCGCGATGGACTGCGCTGTGCAGCGCGACGCTctggcagccgccgcgaacCTAAATGCAGGCCTGACGCGTAGAGTCCAACCGGCGAGCCGGGGTTTGTAGCGCGACAATTGCAGGCGTCGATTGATGGACGATGCGCGAGCCGATGGCACGTCGTGAGGCTGGACTTGTTCGATGGTTGCGTTTTGAGACGGTCGGCAGGCCCGCCTGGGTAGACGCCAAATCGCCAATGAGCAACGCCGAGAATGATGACATAAGCACAACCACGAAGCACGAAGGCATATCCCCGTCGGCACTCCGCGTCACTGTTACGGCAAAGACAGGGACGACATTTTGCACATGATGCTTCTCTCTTCACTTTGAGGCTATATGTTTGAGCCTGCGACATTTCAAGTGTCTGGCGATTTTAAGTGTCGGGAAGCATGGTGTTGCAAGACGCACGCTCCGAGGCCCACCCCTGCGTCGCCCCGTCTCGACACGACGCTTGATCGCGTTTCGTTGCTAACATGTGGTGCGCATGCCCCAAGCCTGTGTTGCGTTGCCAGACAAGATGTGCGTGGATCGAAATCGGGATTGAGATTGATA belongs to Purpureocillium takamizusanense chromosome 1, complete sequence and includes:
- a CDS encoding uncharacterized protein (EggNog:ENOG503NYI0~TransMembrane:4 (i180-199o205-222i295-312o318-336i)), which codes for MNSTTTQPLISSWSPTPIPNLTLSAGGLLALADLNTIAQRTVIAGGSSWLDALVLAPGLHYQQAADALFDQRRTSTGPDGGSDGDSAVEGDTQARFPVSNRAMVNYLRRLWQEVNETGTLTLDVGMLKEKTRREEIQHLRRAFGDWWRRRPRQAASEQLEALNDTDVVQQMIEVDWLSHLFYLASPLLTVASLTFMMLLADWWGLSFIIALMISRILNIWSIKQRSRPTPPPSRSQPLPPSLATSESAPPALPDRRTSYAIELGGGRRAVLRGMDSDLRALTTQTWLRDKSTLDGYLEAAAKLLVYLVAAFSGNLSQAGAIVLMTLLLVSAGLLGLSNAHARELRMNGRVARLNMERELMDRRKRGLHRQGNGTTVSA
- a CDS encoding uncharacterized protein (EggNog:ENOG503P1IK), which gives rise to MAPGTRRANRGGYTEHDDFEGLPVRQWRQEWVSIAPPPQQELQQQNDVWSLELIHGMPKDSNLLPPHSQELLRAARSGRLYKRPAPVETEDDDADADPDAVPAEKAEKKEEEAQSQGFSIKLWKQTPRNVEAPAVSHLAKRRKGTVTIASKTVEDRYTGPTVTRATVRRLDAAGNPYTEEVTLAEGHHVDGEIISTREVAAATGGDALAPAPPPQRRRPPPPKRKAKAGPGRGKKKIKNPLPGEGPTSAPAPPVDGAVAAIKTESQGENGTTSTDANTPKEDSEMADGDEDDDDDDGDEGEEVEEGEEGEGQDQEQQPAPPHRDQDHEMPDAAISIDPPSEGLSSDKEPAPKEPTPPNPLTLAPLFGSLAAGSPRQEGSPLKNVTLLSPTEPSEPQDLQLLSAEPTQATDGETVIGSTVAEPPSTIVGEEPQEATERDVPAVEPLPTEPLTAASPPKEQSPIQQAVKDETANDEALLPPPPEQVGNIDSPKPDEGRSDEDKSREGEGYSGAQRPPLSQFDSAMTEDTIKPDDSASVRYPQTESGAPSEVGTVSVEGSKEANPPVAEPSPPTPKPASPQEEQPQEDQPQDPDQPPQSATDDKADLLGGLMGELDRQAAEVEKPVEPAAEPASPPKEPSPQQPAPQEPSPQPEAAPEPVPEPPATEAEPAWEAALEAAPEQPAEQPSPPKDIIKEESTPNPTPDDNTKPPEEDSAGAEPKDEAMPDAPAAEVAPPAEAAPPAEPSPPVADIVEEPPAEIKDEQD
- a CDS encoding uncharacterized protein (EggNog:ENOG503P1IK), coding for MPKDSNLLPPHSQELLRAARSGRLYKRPAPVETEDDDADADPDAVPAEKAEKKEEEAQSQGFSIKLWKQTPRNVEAPAVSHLAKRRKGTVTIASKTVEDRYTGPTVTRATVRRLDAAGNPYTEEVTLAEGHHVDGEIISTREVAAATGGDALAPAPPPQRRRPPPPKRKAKAGPGRGKKKIKNPLPGEGPTSAPAPPVDGAVAAIKTESQGENGTTSTDANTPKEDSEMADGDEDDDDDDGDEGEEVEEGEEGEGQDQEQQPAPPHRDQDHEMPDAAISIDPPSEGLSSDKEPAPKEPTPPNPLTLAPLFGSLAAGSPRQEGSPLKNVTLLSPTEPSEPQDLQLLSAEPTQATDGETVIGSTVAEPPSTIVGEEPQEATERDVPAVEPLPTEPLTAASPPKEQSPIQQAVKDETANDEALLPPPPEQVGNIDSPKPDEGRSDEDKSREGEGYSGAQRPPLSQFDSAMTEDTIKPDDSASVRYPQTESGAPSEVGTVSVEGSKEANPPVAEPSPPTPKPASPQEEQPQEDQPQDPDQPPQSATDDKADLLGGLMGELDRQAAEVEKPVEPAAEPASPPKEPSPQQPAPQEPSPQPEAAPEPVPEPPATEAEPAWEAALEAAPEQPAEQPSPPKDIIKEESTPNPTPDDNTKPPEEDSAGAEPKDEAMPDAPAAEVAPPAEAAPPAEPSPPVADIVEEPPAEIKDEQD